The Pseudoalteromonas spongiae UST010723-006 genome window below encodes:
- a CDS encoding thrombospondin type 3 repeat-containing protein yields the protein MRSLRLLSYLFFLSVLTACGGGDSSAPPPKPPIADFDGDGIADSQDNDDDNDGYLDTEDAFPMDSAEWLDSDSDGIGNNEDTDDDNDGVLDEDDAFPLDANESVDSDFDGVGDNSDDYPNDQSCYLQTDGNGSTCYLTLLKQQTSAPIIRGSNEYIYFTLSDTSQLLALNTENQHFDTPLNYDNEFELEDFLIHPTHERIYLRYGDGSVKYFDQSKTLKPSQFTLTSEQKLVVAGPYLFVSDMNSVLVYDVNGIETGSARVPYNIQYGVWNEQNSTFFASLGYSNQVHALGYFELNSDGEVTIGRYEYPSSNVLPNTPLFIELNDSRLMFLSGEIFSKEGLSYADRLDINLFEMIPVNDEQYLSTRYVAGNTTFSRLDNEFNLIDMRELEGAPKVISGHNGQFTLITETIDHFKAHNYDLTNDVDGDGISNELDAFPMDIAASLDTDNDGFPDSWNDGYSQVDSTSSLTLDLFPDDNACWATEHDNGQGECNFGATMPSFTPEKVEADADGILYLFSEEHSTVYRWSSETQHYLSPIKIETGFIGSAPIDMAFSQSHQRLYFGYQDGQVTFIDIENPSIELDLVQIPKQLGGLAMAGNFLLVQGGTGSWSSHYIFDKNGKETAANHFSHYSDDYTWNAENERMYFFSQRMFPNDLEYEQIDQTTGEIVDNGDSPYHGDFQILPPVRASNDGRFVLLGSGDIYDADTLNWQISIDALNDAIWLSSGELVTVNALNESTFTLTRRTSDLTTIELSDYEGHFIRIIAAANKVIIISELNGELTFIEYVANNDTDGDGVDNLTDAFPMDVAASLDSDNDGYPDEWNDGYSEADSTTDLTLDSFPNDSACWLVEHDNGQGQCDYAATMPSFVPDLVLSDSVGGIYLYSEEHSKVFRWSAQSNAYTNPLIVGRKMGLSTAAPKKVELSQTHNRLYFGYESGEITYVDLANIGPEKRFANTAHSVGGIASVGNHVLAQGVSGSAETIYIFDVDGNQTDYKDWHYYSRVYAWNKYNNRVYYFRDNSSPNDLMYLEMDQQTGKVTESGETPYHGAYSIRPPIRVSNTGQLVLLGSGDLYDANTLEWQSAIDAFSDALWLANGELVTVTNTQDNTFVLNRYNSRFDTIESLSFTGQFIRVIATDNRIFIVSRSNDDILFTEYVVNNDTDGDGVSNILDAFPTDPAASVDSDNDGFPDQWNSGYTEADSTTGLTLDIFPQDSACWLAEHDDGQGSCDYSATMPIFVPDEIASNGTDHLYLFSKEYGKVYRWSSQTQSYTNPIQVGKKSAISSVSPNKMTYSPSHQRLYFGYESGEITYVDVTNIGPEMRLANTASAVNGLASVGNYLLAQDASGAWESHYIFDRDGNKTDYKDWNHYSRVYAWNEQNNRVYFFSDGTSPNDLHFEVIDQQTGKITGEGETPYHGDYSIRPPIHVINQGDHVLLGSGDVYDADSMQFVTSLTNTNEDAVAFSDVFVVANSNSELKTYDSAFSILLSQPVNGELLAIEKHHEQLVVVSRISNELHFEVINYGDSDGDNMPAWWEIKYGLSDDNPDDAIGDLDNDGLSNQSEYLFNTSPIERDTDNDELSDFDEINSHSTKPLVFDTDGDGLGDGQEVLTVGSDPLVIDTDGDTFSDGDEVLKYNTDPLDADAKPIAISAFTESFEQGIDSAFWQNSSDSAQPWQLSDAQASDGTRSIRSGEINHNQQSGITYSALLMAGKLTFDAKVSSESCCDMLKVYLNDVFQLSISSQADWQKDLSIDIPQGENKIEWRYTKDSSVSESDDAVWIDNIKFVGQTN from the coding sequence GTGCGCTCGCTTCGTTTACTTTCATATCTTTTTTTTCTATCCGTACTGACCGCTTGTGGAGGCGGTGATTCTTCTGCTCCTCCGCCAAAGCCACCTATTGCAGATTTTGATGGTGATGGTATTGCGGATTCTCAAGATAACGATGATGACAATGATGGTTATTTAGACACCGAAGATGCTTTTCCAATGGATAGTGCTGAGTGGTTAGATTCCGACTCAGATGGTATTGGTAATAACGAAGATACCGACGATGATAACGATGGTGTGCTGGATGAAGATGATGCATTTCCACTTGATGCTAATGAATCCGTTGACTCTGACTTTGATGGCGTAGGGGATAATTCAGATGATTACCCAAATGATCAGTCGTGTTATTTGCAAACCGATGGTAACGGCAGCACATGTTATTTAACCTTATTAAAACAACAAACGAGTGCGCCGATTATTCGAGGCTCGAATGAATATATTTATTTCACCTTGAGCGATACATCGCAATTACTTGCTTTAAATACTGAAAATCAACATTTTGACACGCCGCTCAATTATGATAATGAGTTTGAATTAGAAGACTTTTTGATTCATCCAACACACGAACGCATTTATTTAAGATATGGTGATGGCTCAGTTAAATACTTCGATCAATCTAAAACATTAAAGCCAAGTCAATTTACGCTTACGTCTGAGCAAAAGCTTGTTGTTGCGGGACCTTATTTGTTCGTGTCTGACATGAATTCGGTATTGGTTTACGATGTAAACGGAATAGAGACTGGCTCTGCTCGAGTTCCTTATAATATCCAGTATGGTGTTTGGAATGAACAGAACTCGACGTTCTTTGCATCATTAGGCTACTCAAACCAAGTACATGCCCTTGGTTATTTTGAATTAAACAGCGATGGCGAAGTCACTATCGGACGTTATGAGTACCCAAGTAGTAATGTTCTTCCAAACACCCCGCTGTTTATTGAGTTGAACGATTCTCGGCTGATGTTTTTATCTGGAGAAATTTTCTCTAAGGAAGGCCTGAGTTATGCTGATAGGTTAGATATTAATTTATTCGAAATGATTCCGGTGAATGACGAACAATACCTTTCTACTCGTTATGTGGCTGGAAATACAACCTTTAGTAGGCTGGATAATGAATTTAACCTAATTGATATGCGCGAGCTAGAAGGTGCGCCAAAGGTGATATCTGGTCACAATGGTCAATTTACACTTATCACCGAAACGATAGACCACTTTAAGGCTCATAATTACGATTTAACAAATGACGTTGACGGCGACGGTATTTCGAACGAGTTGGATGCATTTCCGATGGATATTGCTGCGTCGTTAGATACGGACAATGATGGTTTTCCGGATAGTTGGAATGATGGTTATTCGCAAGTCGATTCCACATCAAGCCTGACTTTAGATCTATTCCCAGATGATAATGCTTGCTGGGCAACTGAGCATGATAATGGGCAGGGAGAGTGTAACTTTGGTGCTACTATGCCGAGTTTTACTCCTGAAAAAGTGGAAGCTGATGCAGATGGTATTCTTTACTTGTTCAGTGAGGAGCACAGTACGGTGTACAGGTGGTCGTCTGAAACGCAACACTACTTGAGTCCAATCAAAATTGAGACTGGTTTTATCGGCTCAGCGCCAATTGACATGGCTTTTTCTCAGTCACATCAACGTCTGTACTTCGGATATCAAGATGGGCAAGTTACTTTCATTGATATTGAAAATCCAAGTATCGAACTTGATTTAGTACAAATCCCTAAACAATTAGGTGGTCTTGCGATGGCCGGCAATTTTTTACTTGTTCAGGGAGGTACAGGTTCTTGGTCTTCACATTATATATTTGATAAAAATGGAAAAGAGACCGCAGCTAATCATTTTAGTCACTATTCTGACGATTATACGTGGAATGCTGAAAATGAACGAATGTACTTTTTCAGTCAACGCATGTTTCCTAATGACTTGGAATACGAGCAAATAGATCAAACGACAGGTGAGATTGTTGACAATGGAGACTCTCCGTATCACGGTGATTTTCAGATTTTACCGCCAGTAAGAGCGTCTAATGATGGAAGGTTTGTTTTACTTGGTAGTGGTGATATCTACGATGCCGATACTTTGAATTGGCAAATATCGATAGATGCCTTAAACGATGCAATTTGGCTAAGTAGCGGGGAACTTGTTACTGTAAATGCTTTGAATGAAAGTACATTTACTCTTACACGTCGAACGAGTGATTTAACAACTATTGAACTAAGTGATTACGAGGGCCACTTTATTCGCATAATAGCGGCTGCAAATAAAGTTATCATTATTAGTGAATTAAATGGCGAACTTACCTTTATTGAGTATGTTGCAAATAATGACACCGATGGTGACGGCGTTGATAATTTAACCGATGCCTTCCCGATGGATGTTGCAGCATCTTTAGACTCGGACAACGATGGTTATCCTGATGAATGGAATGACGGATATTCTGAGGCAGACTCTACCACAGACTTAACGTTGGATAGTTTTCCAAATGATAGTGCATGTTGGCTAGTAGAACACGACAATGGCCAAGGGCAATGCGATTATGCTGCGACAATGCCGAGTTTTGTTCCTGATCTTGTATTGTCCGATAGTGTTGGCGGTATCTATTTATACAGCGAAGAACACAGTAAAGTGTTTCGCTGGTCTGCACAGTCTAATGCATACACAAACCCATTAATTGTGGGTCGCAAAATGGGGCTATCAACAGCTGCACCAAAAAAAGTTGAGCTTTCACAAACGCATAACCGCTTATATTTTGGTTATGAAAGTGGTGAGATTACCTATGTTGATTTAGCAAATATTGGCCCAGAAAAACGATTCGCAAATACAGCTCACTCAGTGGGAGGCATCGCATCAGTTGGTAATCATGTGTTAGCGCAAGGTGTAAGTGGTTCTGCGGAGACAATTTACATTTTTGATGTTGATGGAAATCAAACGGATTATAAAGACTGGCACTATTATTCACGAGTTTATGCGTGGAATAAATATAATAACCGTGTTTATTACTTCCGAGATAATAGTTCGCCCAATGATTTAATGTACTTAGAAATGGACCAACAAACAGGAAAAGTAACTGAGTCGGGTGAAACGCCATATCACGGAGCTTATAGTATAAGACCACCAATCAGGGTATCGAATACTGGTCAATTAGTATTGCTTGGTAGTGGAGACTTGTATGATGCAAATACCCTAGAGTGGCAAAGCGCAATTGATGCATTCAGCGATGCGCTTTGGTTAGCTAATGGTGAATTAGTTACTGTAACGAATACTCAAGACAATACATTTGTGTTGAATCGTTACAATTCACGCTTTGATACAATAGAAAGTCTGAGCTTTACTGGTCAATTTATTCGTGTAATTGCTACTGATAATCGCATATTTATCGTGAGTCGGTCTAACGATGACATTTTATTTACCGAATACGTTGTAAATAATGATACCGATGGAGATGGTGTAAGTAATATCTTAGATGCTTTCCCAACTGACCCAGCTGCATCAGTAGACTCTGATAATGATGGATTTCCAGATCAGTGGAATTCGGGTTATACAGAAGCTGATTCAACAACGGGCTTAACACTTGATATTTTCCCCCAGGACAGTGCCTGTTGGTTAGCGGAGCATGATGATGGACAAGGTTCATGTGATTACAGCGCTACTATGCCTATTTTTGTTCCTGATGAAATCGCGTCAAATGGTACTGACCACCTTTACTTGTTTAGTAAAGAGTATGGAAAAGTTTACCGTTGGTCTTCACAAACTCAGTCATATACAAATCCAATTCAAGTAGGCAAAAAGTCAGCTATTTCATCTGTTTCACCTAATAAGATGACTTACTCGCCTTCTCATCAACGTTTGTATTTCGGTTATGAAAGTGGCGAAATTACCTATGTTGACGTAACGAACATTGGCCCTGAAATGCGGTTGGCGAATACTGCATCGGCAGTAAATGGACTTGCATCAGTTGGTAATTATTTACTAGCGCAAGATGCTAGCGGTGCTTGGGAGTCACACTATATTTTTGATAGAGATGGAAATAAAACAGATTACAAAGATTGGAATCATTATTCGCGTGTCTATGCTTGGAACGAGCAAAACAATCGCGTTTATTTCTTCAGTGACGGTACATCACCTAATGACCTTCATTTTGAAGTGATTGACCAGCAAACCGGAAAAATAACTGGGGAGGGTGAAACCCCTTATCATGGAGATTACAGCATTAGACCGCCAATACATGTGATTAACCAAGGTGATCATGTTTTATTAGGTAGTGGTGATGTGTATGACGCAGACAGCATGCAATTTGTAACATCGCTGACTAACACGAATGAAGATGCTGTGGCGTTTTCTGACGTGTTTGTAGTGGCAAACTCCAATTCAGAACTAAAAACCTATGATAGTGCATTTTCTATTCTCTTAAGCCAGCCTGTAAATGGTGAGCTGCTTGCCATTGAAAAGCATCACGAACAGCTTGTCGTCGTGTCACGCATTTCAAACGAGCTGCACTTCGAAGTTATCAACTATGGTGATTCAGACGGCGATAATATGCCAGCATGGTGGGAAATAAAATATGGGCTATCAGACGATAATCCAGACGATGCGATTGGCGATTTAGACAATGATGGACTATCAAATCAGTCCGAGTATTTGTTTAATACATCACCTATCGAGCGAGACACCGACAATGATGAGCTAAGTGATTTTGACGAAATTAACAGTCATTCAACCAAGCCATTGGTATTTGATACTGACGGCGATGGGCTAGGTGATGGTCAAGAAGTCTTAACAGTTGGATCAGATCCGTTAGTAATTGATACTGATGGTGATACATTTAGCGATGGTGATGAGGTATTAAAATACAACACGGATCCGCTTGATGCTGACGCTAAGCCAATCGCAATTAGTGCTTTTACTGAATCATTTGAGCAAGGTATCGACAGTGCATTTTGGCAAAATAGTAGCGACAGTGCTCAACCATGGCAATTATCAGATGCGCAGGCAAGTGATGGTACTAGGAGCATTCGCTCAGGGGAAATTAACCACAACCAACAATCAGGTATCACCTATTCAGCGTTGTTAATGGCAGGAAAGTTAACATTTGATGCTAAGGTATCTTCAGAGAGCTGCTGTGATATGTTGAAGGTATATCTGAATGACGTGTTTCAGCTTTCAATTAGCAGCCAAGCAGACTGGCAGAAAGACCTATCTATTGATATACCGCAAGGAGAAAATAAAATCGAATGGCGTTATACCAAAGATTCATCGGTTTCGGAGTCAGATGATGCGGTTTGGATTGATAACATTAAATTTGTGGGTCAAACAAATTAG
- a CDS encoding NAD(P)-dependent oxidoreductase, translated as MKLVVLGASGWIGSHIVAEAKSRGHQVTALVRNPKNYDVTDVNVKPFDLTDNSSLSDVITDESVFVTAIGGRALGNHNIVADTARRLLSELPHTAIERLVWVGGAGSLTVAPNVKLVDTPEFPVEYKDEAIAQGEALTVFQQTQTPLNWTFICPAAEIFPGDKQQNYRVTDDQLLVDEQDQSRISVADYAVAFVDELEKAKYLNQRIGVAY; from the coding sequence ATGAAACTCGTTGTTTTAGGTGCATCAGGTTGGATTGGTAGCCATATTGTTGCAGAAGCAAAGTCAAGAGGTCACCAAGTGACTGCACTGGTACGAAACCCCAAAAATTATGACGTGACCGATGTTAACGTTAAACCATTCGACTTAACCGATAACAGCTCCCTTTCAGATGTAATTACGGACGAAAGCGTATTTGTTACAGCCATAGGTGGCCGCGCGTTGGGAAATCACAACATAGTGGCAGACACCGCAAGGCGATTACTGAGCGAATTGCCACATACCGCTATTGAGCGACTGGTTTGGGTGGGCGGTGCAGGTTCATTAACCGTTGCACCAAATGTAAAACTGGTTGATACGCCTGAGTTTCCCGTAGAATACAAAGATGAAGCGATTGCTCAAGGCGAGGCATTAACGGTGTTCCAGCAAACACAAACCCCATTAAACTGGACATTTATTTGCCCTGCCGCTGAAATATTCCCTGGCGATAAGCAGCAAAATTATCGCGTGACAGACGACCAACTATTAGTTGACGAACAAGACCAGAGCCGTATTTCTGTCGCTGACTATGCCGTTGCGTTTGTTGATGAGCTAGAAAAAGCAAAATACCTGAATCAGCGAATTGGTGTGGCTTACTAA
- a CDS encoding TonB-dependent receptor — MKSFNLSLIALSCAALLPTSVAFANNQAKVKNNDDIEVVSVYGRQNKVVLNSGLATKSNMSLMETPAAVVVVDSELLNSQLVDNLQDAIRNISGVTQAGNNYGIGDNLVIRGLGANYTYDGMYGGAGLGNTFNPTRSMTNVESIEVLKGPATGLYGMGSAGGVINLIEKKPEFEASHTMTADLGQWNTYALELDSTAAITDDLAYRILVKSARSDGYRDLNNDRDEAYLSFKYVFSDSHDIMLSTAYIKDGIGVDSIGHPIRIYNAESVGGKGAGDVSWTDLVNDPNGVGIQLSDAQRQQLAESLAANDGLTPYTFGHNGIISPMAKDNEGEEFRIKLTHNINFTDNLYFNQQLQYRDYDSGFARQTGAYNYVYWNRRGTINADPRAPLVVDGELFPFAARRQEYRKVTANEQSLQYFADLRYDFSIGDIDNELLVNANYEDRDIRFQQYSIYDADKVIKDKDGNTIYRGQLPYIFDIRTPNWGAGSFEDYDPLKTANYNKEVSAWGLGIQHVGYFDFGLTTRIGVAFNEITQRYAHFGVDPRYRASAAEPTPKQDTSDSGMTYNLGATYLINDDLSIFVNHAKGRTAYSVLGTIYGNESDRKDSESISNDIGMRYKALDDQLVASLVIFESSRTNLRYNNPDFDEGVSAPNVPRYFYDGKEETNGIELDLNAYLNEQWKLNINAVYQDARDNDDERQKGVPYVTAGAWLTHSSYVFTSESPIEFSVGGIYVDERSTNSNSFGIPDGYVPSYTVFDAGIAYQAENWGVQLKLNNLFDKVYYEKAMFLGGMPGKERNAQLRFNYRF, encoded by the coding sequence ATGAAATCATTTAATCTCTCGCTTATTGCACTGTCATGCGCAGCGCTTTTACCAACTTCAGTAGCCTTTGCTAATAACCAAGCTAAGGTAAAAAACAACGACGACATTGAAGTTGTCAGTGTTTATGGTCGCCAAAATAAAGTGGTATTGAACTCGGGTCTTGCTACTAAATCGAATATGTCGTTAATGGAAACCCCAGCGGCTGTAGTGGTGGTTGACAGTGAATTACTTAACTCGCAACTTGTCGACAATTTACAAGATGCTATCAGAAACATCAGTGGTGTAACCCAAGCTGGTAACAATTACGGCATTGGCGATAATTTAGTGATCCGTGGCCTTGGTGCTAACTACACATACGACGGCATGTATGGTGGCGCGGGCCTTGGCAACACCTTTAACCCTACCCGTTCAATGACCAATGTTGAGTCAATCGAAGTATTAAAAGGCCCAGCAACCGGTTTATACGGCATGGGCAGTGCTGGCGGTGTTATTAACCTGATTGAGAAAAAACCAGAGTTTGAAGCCTCTCACACCATGACCGCCGATTTAGGCCAGTGGAATACCTATGCGCTGGAACTTGATTCAACGGCTGCAATCACCGATGATCTCGCTTACCGTATTTTGGTTAAATCAGCGCGCAGCGACGGTTATCGCGATTTAAACAACGACCGCGACGAAGCCTACCTCAGCTTCAAATACGTATTTAGCGACAGCCACGATATAATGCTTTCGACCGCCTATATTAAAGATGGCATTGGAGTTGACTCAATCGGTCACCCTATTCGTATTTATAATGCCGAATCGGTCGGCGGTAAAGGCGCGGGCGACGTAAGCTGGACTGACTTAGTAAACGACCCTAACGGGGTTGGTATTCAGCTAAGCGATGCACAAAGACAACAATTGGCAGAGTCACTTGCAGCTAACGATGGCTTAACGCCTTACACCTTTGGTCATAACGGCATCATTTCACCGATGGCAAAAGACAATGAAGGTGAAGAGTTTCGTATAAAGCTAACGCACAATATTAACTTCACTGATAACCTCTACTTTAACCAGCAATTACAATACCGCGACTACGATTCAGGGTTTGCCCGTCAAACTGGTGCCTATAACTATGTGTATTGGAACCGCCGCGGCACTATAAATGCCGATCCGCGCGCACCATTAGTCGTTGACGGTGAGCTTTTCCCATTTGCTGCAAGACGTCAAGAATACCGAAAAGTAACTGCAAATGAGCAATCGTTACAATATTTTGCTGATTTACGTTACGATTTTTCAATTGGTGATATCGACAACGAATTACTAGTCAATGCAAATTATGAAGACCGTGACATTCGCTTTCAGCAGTATTCTATCTATGACGCTGATAAAGTAATTAAAGACAAAGATGGCAACACAATTTATCGTGGTCAATTGCCATATATTTTTGATATTCGCACACCTAATTGGGGTGCGGGCAGCTTCGAGGATTATGATCCGCTTAAAACCGCGAACTACAACAAAGAAGTCAGTGCTTGGGGGTTAGGTATTCAACATGTAGGGTATTTTGACTTTGGTTTAACTACGCGTATTGGCGTAGCGTTTAATGAAATCACTCAGCGCTATGCGCACTTTGGTGTAGACCCGCGTTACCGCGCAAGTGCCGCTGAGCCAACACCAAAGCAAGATACCTCTGATAGTGGTATGACTTATAATTTAGGTGCAACCTACCTTATAAATGACGACTTGTCGATATTTGTAAACCACGCAAAAGGCCGAACCGCCTACAGTGTGCTTGGCACTATCTACGGCAACGAAAGTGACCGTAAAGATTCAGAATCTATCAGTAATGATATTGGTATGCGTTATAAAGCACTCGATGATCAACTGGTTGCATCATTAGTGATATTTGAATCTAGTCGCACTAATTTACGCTATAACAACCCAGATTTTGATGAAGGTGTTTCAGCACCGAATGTACCGCGCTACTTCTATGATGGTAAAGAAGAAACAAACGGTATTGAACTTGATTTAAATGCTTATTTAAATGAGCAGTGGAAACTAAATATCAATGCGGTGTATCAAGATGCCCGTGATAACGATGATGAGCGACAAAAAGGTGTACCATATGTTACAGCGGGTGCTTGGTTAACTCATTCGAGTTATGTCTTTACCAGTGAAAGCCCGATTGAATTCAGCGTTGGCGGCATCTATGTTGATGAGCGCAGCACAAACTCAAACTCCTTTGGTATTCCTGACGGTTATGTACCAAGTTATACCGTGTTTGACGCGGGAATTGCTTACCAAGCTGAGAATTGGGGTGTACAACTTAAGTTAAATAACTTATTCGACAAAGTATATTACGAAAAAGCCATGTTCTTAGGTGGTATGCCTGGCAAAGAGCGTAATGCCCAATTGCGCTTTAACTACCGCTTCTAA
- a CDS encoding LysR family transcriptional regulator — translation MDRINAIKSFVEVAHLASFTKAAERLELSRLQVSRHVQELEQWLEQRLLHRTTRKVSLTQQGERALIRFERILNETSALVAESIANKTELSGTIRISSPIGFAQTMLVDAVSQFIAQHPRVKIDIHASDSFSNLVEQRIDIALRYTNTPDENLIARPLLKIGACVCVSPSYLAKHGAPLTPDELTDHPCLVHLNHNQWRFFNDNTRVEVKVSGPLVCNDVTTIVHAAINSAGIAWLPFDIARSYIQQQQLVPILTEYSLEASQLWAVYLSRSYQSPLVRAFIDFVSDSWQQDILPNK, via the coding sequence ATGGATCGTATCAATGCAATTAAAAGCTTTGTTGAAGTTGCACACTTGGCAAGCTTTACCAAAGCAGCTGAGCGCCTGGAACTCAGTCGCTTGCAAGTGTCGCGGCATGTTCAAGAGCTGGAACAATGGTTAGAACAGCGTTTACTGCACAGAACAACCCGTAAAGTAAGTTTGACTCAACAAGGCGAGCGCGCATTAATCCGTTTTGAGAGAATATTGAATGAAACCAGTGCGCTGGTGGCTGAAAGCATTGCAAATAAAACAGAGTTGTCAGGAACCATTCGAATTTCGAGTCCAATTGGTTTTGCACAAACTATGTTAGTAGACGCAGTTAGCCAGTTTATTGCGCAACACCCGCGAGTTAAGATCGATATTCACGCCAGCGATAGCTTTTCAAATCTAGTCGAACAGCGTATTGATATTGCGCTTAGGTATACAAATACACCAGATGAAAACTTGATTGCACGACCACTTCTGAAAATTGGCGCATGTGTTTGTGTTTCGCCAAGTTATTTGGCAAAACATGGTGCGCCTTTAACACCGGATGAATTAACAGATCACCCTTGTTTGGTGCATTTAAATCACAACCAATGGCGCTTTTTTAATGACAATACACGTGTTGAAGTGAAGGTGTCTGGGCCACTCGTGTGTAATGATGTAACCACGATTGTGCACGCGGCGATAAATAGTGCCGGAATAGCATGGTTGCCGTTTGATATTGCTCGCAGTTACATACAGCAACAACAGCTTGTGCCTATTTTAACTGAGTATTCACTTGAAGCGAGTCAGTTGTGGGCCGTGTATCTATCACGAAGTTATCAATCTCCGCTTGTACGCGCATTTATCGATTTTGTATCGGATTCTTGGCAGCAGGATATTTTGCCAAACAAGTAG
- a CDS encoding glutathione S-transferase family protein, whose amino-acid sequence MYTLYHFQISCSSAVKMALEVIGAEHKTVVVDLFEGGQHNADFLAVNPLGKLPVLVDGSHTFTQGEAILIYLSQKHKNAHLMPDLASVDGMEALKWLNFVASSLHGHFTKIFHPEKVSTDHDSVKQNAEEEIVKLLNFVSDQLAQSPYLAGEKPTLADLYFAVILGWGQVLSFELFTRFPEFEVYKKRLQTTFPQSETLQNI is encoded by the coding sequence ATGTATACCCTTTATCATTTTCAAATTTCATGTTCTTCTGCAGTAAAAATGGCGCTAGAAGTTATTGGTGCAGAACATAAAACTGTGGTAGTAGATCTCTTTGAAGGCGGGCAGCACAACGCCGATTTTTTGGCTGTTAATCCACTTGGTAAATTACCAGTGTTGGTAGATGGCAGCCACACCTTTACGCAGGGCGAAGCAATTTTAATTTATTTGTCGCAAAAGCATAAAAATGCACACCTAATGCCTGATTTAGCAAGTGTTGATGGCATGGAAGCGTTAAAGTGGTTAAATTTTGTTGCCAGTAGTTTGCATGGCCATTTCACTAAGATATTTCATCCGGAAAAAGTGTCAACGGATCATGATTCGGTTAAGCAAAATGCTGAAGAAGAGATTGTTAAGTTACTTAATTTTGTGTCAGACCAATTAGCTCAATCGCCTTATTTAGCAGGCGAAAAACCAACCCTTGCGGATTTATATTTTGCGGTGATCTTAGGCTGGGGGCAGGTGTTAAGTTTTGAGCTGTTTACACGTTTCCCTGAATTTGAGGTATATAAAAAGCGATTACAAACGACTTTCCCGCAATCAGAAACCTTACAAAATATTTAA
- a CDS encoding LysR family transcriptional regulator: protein MNLDDDYQYIVALYQSGTLSGAAKQLKVNHTTVARRIQAFEKRFKVRLFERVPKGYQLTETGKAVLPDIALLKEQQRNIERKLFGQDQLLSGEVNIALTPELANDFVVPALNEFNARYPNIQTNLLIGSMHKDLRAREADIALRFTPSPSQDDLIGRKLFASNWGVYASDDYLSTSRAQHRVLLWELEFEADWHNKYFPSSNVIARFDQLGPLVTATKNGLGIAKLPCGLVDSQQNSNLYRLDIPVKPSIWSLWLLYHSDLKTAAKVTATKDFLYQHLSQFAHYFSGEHSRYWK, encoded by the coding sequence ATGAACTTAGATGATGATTACCAATACATAGTTGCACTTTATCAGTCGGGTACCTTATCGGGCGCTGCCAAGCAACTTAAGGTTAACCACACAACCGTTGCACGGCGTATTCAAGCATTTGAAAAACGCTTTAAGGTTAGGCTGTTTGAACGTGTGCCAAAAGGCTATCAGCTGACGGAAACCGGCAAAGCGGTGTTACCTGATATCGCGCTGTTAAAAGAACAACAGCGCAATATTGAACGCAAGCTTTTTGGCCAAGACCAGCTGTTAAGTGGTGAAGTAAACATTGCTTTAACACCTGAACTTGCAAACGACTTTGTTGTACCCGCACTTAACGAGTTCAATGCGCGTTATCCCAATATTCAAACCAACTTACTAATTGGTTCAATGCACAAAGACTTGCGTGCAAGAGAGGCCGATATTGCACTTAGATTTACCCCATCACCGAGCCAAGACGATTTAATCGGCAGAAAGCTGTTTGCCTCAAATTGGGGCGTCTATGCAAGTGATGATTATTTAAGTACCTCACGCGCACAGCACCGCGTGTTATTGTGGGAGCTAGAATTTGAAGCCGATTGGCATAACAAATACTTTCCAAGTAGCAATGTGATCGCGCGATTTGATCAACTCGGCCCGCTTGTTACCGCGACTAAAAATGGATTAGGTATTGCAAAATTACCCTGTGGTTTAGTCGATTCACAACAAAATTCAAATCTTTACCGCTTAGATATACCGGTAAAACCCTCAATTTGGAGTTTATGGTTGCTGTATCATTCTGATTTAAAAACGGCAGCAAAAGTCACCGCAACCAAAGACTTTTTATATCAGCATCTATCCCAATTTGCGCACTACTTTTCAGGCGAGCATTCACGCTATTGGAAATAA